The DNA window ATTTATCTGACTATAACATTGCCATCATTGACGAATTTTCAATGGTGAATCGAGACAACTTCCAAGAAATAGTGACGGCGGCTCGTAGCTCGATTTTGACTAAAGTAGTGTTTGTTGGAGATGAGGCACAACTGCCACCAGTCAAAGAAAAAGAGCCAATTGTAGCCACTTCCAAGGTAATTAATCAAAGTGCTACTTTAATTAAAGTAGTTCGCTATGATGGGGAGCTTGCCTGTGTAGCTGAAGCCATTAGAAGCAATCCTGAATATAGTCGGGTTATTTATCCTTTGACTACTACGGGCGACCAAAGCATTCTTTGTCTTCGGCAWGTTGAATGGAGAGAAAGAGCGTTGGCGTTATTTAAGACTGAAGAATACAAGCTCAATCCCGACTATGTAAGGTTTCTAGCYTGGAGAAATCGCACRGTAGACTCGTTGAATAAATTCGTCCGTAGTAAATTATGGGGTGAAGATGCACCACCATTTGTACCAGGCGATCGTTTAATCGCCAAAAAACCTTTGTTTAGACCCAGACCAGGGGGAAAAGGGAAAAACAAATGGCGTATTTTAATTAATAATTCTGAGGAAGCTCAAGTTATAGAACCTGCTCAGCTAACAGAGTTAGTATTTCGGAAGCAGACTTATCAATATTGGCAAGTTAGAGTTCAGCCTGAAGCTAGTAAATCTCAAACCCTAAATATTCTGCATGAGAGTTGTCTTCATTCTTATGCAGAACAGATTAAATATCTTGCCAGTAAAAAGCAATGGTCTTACTACTTCGATTTATCGAGAATGTTTGATGATGTTGCCTATGCCTATGCTTTAACTATTCACAAAGCTCAAGGCAGCACCATTAATTATGTGTTCTTGGATGTTCGAGATCTGCGTAGTAGTAGCGATCGCCAAAAGCTCTTGTATACCGCTTTGACCCGCACCAAGAAACAGGTTTTAATTTATCAATAGCTGGCATTCCGCCCTCAAACTTTAAAAAAAGAACAGCAAATATTATGTTATTTCGCTAAGTACAGGACAAAAATTGTAGGGAGAAAAGAAATTCATCTTTTTTGAGGTCTAAATCAGTGACGATGGAACGCAAATGATCGAGACCATAACGGAAAATACTTTTAGCAAGTCTTCCGTGCTTTTTTATTTGGATAGGTTCATGTTGATGTAACCACTCTCCTGTCTTGACAGACCAACACAAAGCTAATGTCATTAAAGCTATTAACTTACTCAATCGCTCAGAGCGATTAAAGTGAGTCGATTCTAAGCAAAACCCCCTAGTCTTAAACATGCCAAATAAGGTCTCAATACCCCATCGCTGTCCATAGTCAGAAATAGCTGTGTCACAAGAGTCGGGAGTAATCACAATTAGTAACTCACCATTATCCAGACGTAAAGCAGAAACATAAACTAAACGTCCCCAAACAAGTTTTTTGCCCGATAAAACTTGAGTCTGTCCAGGTTGCAGGTGAGCAAAGATAATTGATGCTCTAAGTTCTTTTCGTCCATCGTTAATGCGATCGCTTGCTCTAATTCTTAATCTAAATCGAATTGTTGGTTCAATCAAAAGATACGAGAGCCAAAACTTACCAATAAATTCGCGGTCGCCAGTAAGATAAGCTACCTTCGCATCAGGGAATATAGAATAAAAACGCTCGAGTAAGTCCATTCTTTCATCGCTATTGGAATTTCCTTTTTTCTCCAGCATTTCCCAAACTAGAGGGTATGCAACGCCATTGTGTATTACTCCTAACAGAAGAATGTTAAACCGTTTCGCGCCAAAAGACCACTCGGTTCTATCAGTGCTTAGCACCCAAGGTTGAGGTATTTGCATCAAAGTCACAATTGCTTTAGCAATGACAACATAATCTAAATCGAAACTACGAAAGAAGCGTTGTAGCCTTTGCGAACGCGAATGCGTTCTAGTCGTCGTAAGACGACGATCTGCGCGTACGCGCTGCATTAGATTCTGTTTTTGCCTTACTTCTAAAGCCAGTTGCCAACTCTACTAAGTTAATTGTCTTTACCCTTAGTAGTGCAATGAGAAACAAAGCGAGGAAATTTAGTCTTGCGCCGTGCCACCCCAAAAGTGGTTTCAAGGTTTGCCGAAGTAAGATAATCTGATTCATAGGGTTCGGTTTGAGTGTAGTTACTTTCAATCAAACCCTTTTCCTGTATTCTTTTGCAAGCTTTTGTTCGATTTTTTGTCCCGTACTTAGTTTTGTTCCATGCTTTCCATGCTTTCTTCTTCATAAGAAATTTTTTGTGAAGTTATTAGAATAGATTTTAGTTTTTTAGAAATATATGTAAATCTAAAAAAGTATTAGAATGGACAACAAACTCTAAGCTTTAAGGCTTAAAAATGAATCTATATACTGCCCACCCAAACAAGATTACCTAAGCACTAAAATACCTAGCCACAGGATGATAAGCCACGATCGCAGTGGTAGACTGTTCGGGATAGAGTTGTTCGCTTTCGTCCATATACATACCAATTCGTTTGGTATCGAGTAAATCTAGTTGCTTGTACTGATCCTGAATGTTGGGACAGGCGGGATAGCCAAAGCTGTAGCGCGAACCACGATAGCGTTGCTGTAAGATATCGCGGATATTATCCGATTCTTCTGCTGCAAAGCCCAACTCTTTACGAATTCTGGCGTGTGTCCATTCAGCCAAAGCTTCTGCCATTTGTACTGCCATGCCGTGATAGTAGAGGTATTCAGTGTATTTGTCGTCTTTAAATAGCTTTTGGGCGTATTCGGTGGCGATTTCTCCTACCGTTACCGCCTGCATGGGGAAGACATCGATATGTTCGGAATTTTTAGTAGCAAAGAAATCGGCAATACAGAGGCGTTTACCAGAAGACTGACGGGGAAATTCAAACGAGGTTACTGGTTTGACAAATCCTTTATCGGTTGGTTCGTAAATGTGCAGGGTGTTACCTTCGGCGTTACAGGGAAAGTAACCATATATTACCGTTAGCTGTAATAAATTTTCTTTGACAACCTTTTGTTTCCATTCTTCTAAAATTGGATGAACGGTATCAGCTAAAAACTTATCGTATTCTTCCCTAGACTGTTCTTTTTTCTTGCGGAATTGCCACTGTCCGACAAATAAAGCCTGCAAATCCAGATAGGGAAAAACTTCTTCAAAGGGTATATCTTCTGGGTTTAATATTTTCGTACCCCAGAAAGGAGGGGTGGGACGTTCTATATCTAAAGCTATTGCTTCCGAACGTTTGGTGTCGATAACTTTTGGTTCTTCCTTTTTACTTGCTTCGTCAACGAAAATTTTATCTTTATTTTCTCCAGCAAAAGGTTGTTCTTCTGTGGATGCGATTGGAGAATTGCCGTTACCTGAATCAGTTTCGTCTAAAAACCCTTTAATATCGTCCCAATTACTATCGGCTTTGGCAGGCATTAATTTATCCATAAAATGCAAATCTGCAAAAGCATCTTTACCGTAAACTACTTTACCTTTATAGACGTTTTGACAATCCTGATGGACAAACTTAGGTGTTAATGCCGCACCACCTAAGATAACGGGAATGGTAATACCTTTTTCATTAAAAGTTTCCAGATTATCTTTCATAAAAGCGGTAGATTTTACCAACAAACCACTCATAGCAATGCAGTCTGGCTGATGTTCTTCGTAAGCTTGAATAATATTTTCTACTGGTTGTTTGATGCCGAGATTGATTACCTTGTAGCCGTTATTAGACAGGATAATATCGACTAAGTTTTTACCAATGTCGTGAACGTCTCCTTTAACCGTAGCGATGACAAATTTACCCTTACCGCTACTGTCGGATTCTTCTTTATCCATGTATGGTTCTAAATGCGCTACCGCCGCCTTCATTGTCTGTGCTGACTGAAGCACAAAGGGAAGCTGCATCTGTCCCGAACCAAAGAGTTCGCCCACTACTTTCATGCCGTCTAACAAGAAAGTATTGACAATATCCAATGGTGGATATTTTTGCATCGCCTCGTCTAAGGCTTCATCCAAACCAATGCGTTCGCCGTCGATAATGTGTTGTTTAAGGCGTTCTTCAATAGGTAGGTTTTTATTTACGGCTTCGGCTTTTTTAGTTTTCTTACCTGCAAATAAAGTTGTCAGTTCCCCTAAAGGATCGTAAGTGCAAGCCTCGCCGTCAAATTGCCGTCTATCGTAAATTAAATCCAAACAAATCTTTTTGTGCCCTTCATCGATTTTAGCCAGAGGTAAAATTTTACTCGCGCTGACAATAGCCGCATCTAAACCTACCTGCATACATTCATGTAAAAAGACGGAGTTTAATACCTGTCTAGCAGCAGGATTTAAACCAAAGGAAACGTTAGAAACACCAAGTAAAATATGACACCCTGGTAGTTCTTCCCTAATGCTTTGAATTGCTTCTACGGTTGCCTTACCGTTTTCTCTATCTTCTTCGATCCCAGTAGAAACGGGTAAAGCCAAAGGATCGAAAAAGATTTCATGAGAAGGAATACCATAGGCTGTTGCGGCATTGTAAGCGCGTTTGGCAATCTCAAATTTTTTGTCCGCAGTCCGTCCCATACCATCTTCATCAATAGTACCGACAACTACTCCCGCGCCGTATTTTTTAGCTAAGTCCAAAACCTGACGGAATCTTTCTTCGCCATCTTCATAGTTAGTGGAGTTGAGGATACACTTACCACCCGCAACCTTTAACCCAGCCTCCATCTTTGTCCATTCGGTAGAGTCAAGCATGAGGGGAAGAGTGACGTTATTCACCAGACGGGATACCAGTTCGTGCATATCCCGTTCGCCATCTCTGCCTACATAGTCTACGTTGACATCGAGGACGTGTGCGCCTTCTTTTACCTGAGATTTGGCTAGAGAAACCAAGCTATCCCAATCTTCTTCATTAAGTAATTCTCGACATTTTTTAGAACCACTGGCGTTTAATCTTTCGCCGACGATTAGGAAAGAATTGTCTTGGATATATGGTTGCGTACTGTAGATAGATGCAGCAGAAGGTTCGTAATAGGGATGACGTTCTTTGGGTTTTAAATCGTTAGTCATCTCCGCCAAAGCTTGAATGTGATCGAAGCGAGTACCACAGCAGCCGCCTACTATCTGCACTCCCAAATCTTCGACGAAGTGCATTAACGCCATGCGTAGTTCCAACGGTGTAAGCTTATAGTGTGCCTGTCCGCCGACATTTTCGGGCAAACCTGCATTGGGTACGCAAGAAACAATAAACGGCGAATGTTCCGACAAATACTTAATATGATCTTTCATTAAATCGGGTCCCGTAGCGCAGTTTAGACCCAAAATATCGATAGGATAGCGTTCTAATATTGCCAATGCCGCGTCCATTTCCGTACCGACTAGCATTGTCCCCATCTGTTCCATCGTCACCGAAACCATTAAGGGAAGTCTGCTACCTTTTTTCTCAAATACCTCTTCTATGGCATTTAATGCTGCCTTAATCTGTAACACATCCTGACAGGTTTCTACCAGCAGCAAATCTACACCGCCGTCATATAAACCTTCTGCTTGTTCGACATAAGCATTGCGTAACGTATCGAAGTCTATATGTCCCAAAGTGGGTAATTTAGTACCAGGTCCCATCGAACCAGCCACAAAGCGCGGCTTATCGGGTGTAGAGTATTTTTTAGCAACTTTTTTGGCTATTTCCGCAGCGGTTTTATTAAGATAGTAAGCCTTGTCTGCTAAATCGTACTCGGCTAAAACTATCGATGTCCCGCCAAAAGTATCGGTTTCAATTACATCCGCACCAGCTTCTAAAAAACCTCGGTGTACCTTCTCCACCGCCTCTGGTTTGGTATGCACTAAATATTCATTACATCCTTCGTATTCCGCACCACCAAAATCGGTTGCGGTAAGGTTTTGTACCTGTAAGTTGGTTCCCATCGCGCCATCTAAGACGAGTACGGGACATTGGGGACTTTTAAGACGATTGAGAAAGAGACTGTTCATTGGTCGCGACTGCGGGTCAACAGAATAAAATTACATAAGTCTTATTATATGGTTGTCTTCAGGAAAAAGGGGAGGCTGTCTATTGCTGGGTTTTCAATCACGCTTCTTTCTTTTAAGCTTTAACTTCTACCAATCTAAATGGGAATAATAAAACTGATAGTATTAAAGCTTGTAAAAGCTAACAAAATATGGAATCTTTTATTATCCTCGCTTTATTTGCTTCTTTGTTTTTTCTTGTTTACATCCTTTATCAAGAAATTAATAAACAAAAAAGAGCTAAAAGAAAATTAAAACTAGATACAGGCTTAAATAAAAAACTTTTGACTATGTTAAACGGCGATGAAAAAGCTGCTTTGAGGCTATTAAGAAATATTCGCCAGAATAATTCTGGCAAAAGTTATGTTTGGTATCAGGAAAAAGTAATTAGAGATCTAGAAAGAGATAGACGTTATTAATATTTCAATCTAGTCGTTATTTGTTAGCGATCGCACTTACCATTCGACATCAAAATAGATCTAATAATTCTAAGCTGAATGCACTTTTACTTCTTGGTACAATCGCTCAGATAGTTGTTCTCGCGCTACTTCTAGATCGTATCTTGTTTGTAGATTCATCCAAAATTCTGCTTCCATGCCAAAAAAGTGTCCTAGTCGCAAAGCGGTATCTGCTGTAATACTTCTTTTGCCATGAACAATCTCATTAATTCGGCGTGGGGGCACTTTAATAGATTGGGCAACATAATACTGACTAATATTCATCGGCTTCAAAAAATCTTCTAATAAGATTTCACCAGGATGTATCGGCGGAAAATCACGTTGAGTCATAAATTTCTTCTCCTTTAATGATAGTCAACTATTTCAACGTCAAAGGCATTACCATCACGCCAAACAAAACATATTCGCCATTGATTGTTAATCCGAATACTATGCTGTCCTTGGCGATCGCCACTCAATGCCTCAAGCCTATTACCAGGTGGTATACGCAAAGTATCAAGAACACTTGCTGCACTTATTTGTTCTAGCTTACGAGCAGCTATTCTTTGAATATCCTGGGGTAACTTGCGACTGAATCGACCGTTAAAAATTTTTTCGGTTTCTTTACACCTAAACGAAGAAATCATAATTCAAATATTAACGTCCTGCGCTAATAACGGCAAGCGTTAATATTATTGCGATCGCGCCAGGGATGTTTTCAAGGTTGCTTTTATCTGATGCGTATCTAGCAAACCTTTTTGCCTGTCTCGCTTTAAATTATCGTCCCACTGCGATCGCACTAGATTTAGTCCTGTCTACGCCTGATGAATTAATCTTTCTATTTCTTACTCTACTTTTGGTTTGGCTTGTTTTAAGGAACAACTAAAACAGGACATGGTGCGAGATTAATTACCCGAATAGTCACACTGTCTGAGGCAGAATCTTCTACTAACCCCAAACCCCGACAACCCATTACAATTAAATCGGCATTAATTTCATCAGCCACATCACAAATAACAAATGGTGGCATACCTTCTTTTTCGATAGTTTCGGCGTTAATTCCGCGATCGCTCAAAAAACTCTTAGCAGAAGTAAGTAATTTAGCAACTTGTTCGGTGGAACTCATGACACCTTCGGCAGAGGTTTCCACTACCGATAGTATGACCAATTTACTGTTGTGGATTTTAACCAAATCTGCGACAACTTCAGCAGCACTTCTGGCTTCTCTAGTAATATCAATGGCAAATAAAATAGTTTGGAACATAAGACAAAATCTTCTCCAACACAATACCTACAAATTTTTAGAGCGATCGCTCTGGTTTAAATTGATTCTTACCTACGGGCGATTGGCAAAGCCAGCGCGCAAAGCGAGATAAGCCCGAAGGGAAGGGCGCGTCTGGCGATGTTTCGTCGCCAGTTTATGCCGCCCGTCATCCGCTTTGCGATCGCCAAAGGTATAAATAATTTTATTAATTCAATATACAGCGTTTTTTAGTTACATTTTATACTTTTTGTTCTAATACATTGGGCAATTAATAAGTAAAGCAAAACTGAGCGATTGGATATATTTGGCGATTATTGCCTATTAGGGAGTGCAAATAGAGCAAAAATCAAGAATATTTAAATTTAATTCTTTAATCCTGCTTGATGTTTGGTATTTATTTTTGTAAATATGAATTTCACTCTCTCAAAAATTACTATAAATATTTATTGCGTCAATAACAATTAAGAGGTGTATTTGTGTATCTGACACCAAAAGAAATGGAACGCCTGACAATCTTTACTGCTGCTGAAATTGCGCGTCGTCGTAAAGCAAAAGGGATTAAATTGAACGTTCCAGAAGCGATCGCTTACATCACCGATACGGTAGTAGAAGGAGCGAGAGAAGATAAGACAGTAGCTCAGTTAATGAGTGAAGGAGCAAATTTATTAACAACCGATGATGTTTTGCCAGGAGTAGCCGAACTAATTCCTTTAATTCAAGTAGAGGCTCATTTTCTCGATGGCACAAAATTAATTAGCATTCATAATCCCATCAGATCTCCATAATAGATAATTTAGGCATTTAAAGCTTATAACTAAAGTTGAGCTTAGTTCATTCAATAGAAAACTACCTTTTGACTTTTGATTTTTAACTTTTGACTCCATCATGATTCCAGGACAGATATTTTTTGCCGATAATGAAATTGAGATTAACGCAGGTAGAGACAAAAAAACTATAGCAGTAGCTAATACAGGCGATCGTCCGATTCAGGTAGGCTCTCATTTTCATTTTTTTGAAGTCAATCGCGCTCTTCAATTCGATCGCGCTACTGCTTTTGGTTTTCGTTTAGATATTCCTTCTGGTACGTCGGTGCGCTTTGAGCCTGGAGATACCAAAGAGGTTAGCTTAGTGGCAATTGGAGGTAACAGAAAAGTTAGAGGACTTAATAACTTAACTAACGCCACATTAGATAATTCTCAACATAAAGATGCTGCGATCGCCAAAGCTGAAGAATTGGGTTATATATCATAACGAGACGAGTAACTAAAACATGAGAATCAACCGCGAGCGTTACGGAGAACTATTCGGTCCGACGACAGGCGATCGCCTACGTTTGGGAGATACTTCGATAATTATTGAAATAGAAGCCGATACGGGGGTTTATGGCGATGAATGCGTCTTTGGTGGTGGTAAAACGCTGCGGGATGGTTTGGGTTTGGCACCAGGGGTTACGGCTGCTGAAGGAGCTTTGGATTTAGTCCTCACTAACGTCATTATCATGGATGCGGTTTTGGGAATTATCAAAACCGATTTGGGCATTAAAGACGGCAAAATTGTCGGCATTGGTAAAGCTGGCAATCCCGATATTATGGACGGAGTAACACCCAATTTGATTGTCAGTGCTAATACAGACGTGCGCTCGGCTGAAGGCTTAATTGCGACTGCTGGCGGTATCGACGGTCACGTTCACTTCGATAGTGCAGGATTGTGTGCCGAAGCTCTCTCTAGCGGTATTACTACCATGATTGGTGGCGGTTTGGGACCCGTGACCGTAGGAATTTGTTCCGGTGGCGCGAGAAATTTAGGAATCATGCTGCAAGCTACAGAAAGCTTTCCGATTAATTTTGGCTTTTTAGGCAAAGGAAGCTCTAGTCTACCCGCGAGTTTAAACGAACAAATAGAAGGCGGCGCGATCGGCTTAAAGATTCACGAAGATTGGGGAGCAATGCCTCCAGCGATCGATACCTGTCTGAGGGTAGCGGATGAATACGATTTTCAGGTACAGCTACATACCGATACTCTCAACGAATCTGGTTATGTAGAAGATACCCTGGCAGCGATCGCAGGTAGAACTATTCACATGTATCATACCGAAGGAGCGGGCGGCGGTCACGCACCAGACATTATTAAAGTTGCGGCATATCCTCACTGTCTGCCTTCTTCTACCAATCCTACCAATCCCTATACAGTTAATACTTTTGACGAACATCTAGATATGGTGATGGTCTGCCATCATTTAAACCCTAGAGTTCCCGAAGATATTGCCTTTGCCGAATCTCGGATTCGGGCTGAAACTATTGCTGCCGAAGACATTCTTCACGACATGGGTGCAATTTCGATGATGGGTTCGGACAGTCAGGGGATGGGACGCATTGCTGAAACTATTTGCCGCACCTGGCAACTAGCTTCTAAAATGAAAGACCAACGAGGCGCATTACCAGAAGACAGCGATAGGAACGACAACCAACGAGCCTTACGTTATTTAGCCAAATACACAATTAATCCCGCTCGCACCTACGGTATCGATAAATATGTCGGTTCTCTCGAATCAGGAAAAATAGCCGATATCGTCCTGTGGCAACCTGGATACTTTGGCATTAAGCCAGAATTGATTATTAAAGGCGGTTTTATTGCTTGGTCGCCTATGGGAGAGTCTAATGCTTCTTTGATGACCTGCGAACCAATTATTTATCGTCCGCAGTGGAGTAGTTTTGGTATTGCTCCTCAAGCTACTTCCTGTTGTTTTATGACTCAGGCGGCAATAGATAAAGGTTTACCCGATAAATTGGGCTTACGCAAACCAGCATTACCCGTAAGTGGTACTCGTACTCTATCTAAAATCGATCTAACGTACAATAATATTTGTCCCGATATTGAAGTCGATCCCGATACTTTTCAAGTAAAAGTCGATGGCGAGTTAGCAATGTGTCAACCTGTCGATCGCGTACCTTTAGGAAGATTGTACATGTTTCGGTAAGAACTTAAGACATTTAATTGTTAGTTTTTGACATATTGGCAATCGCAATAATCATTTCTATATATCCATTAATAAAAACAATCTTCACGCCAATTACGAGGATTTTCGATTATGTATTCTGCAATTCGTAAATAGGATTGTTCGTCTCGAATAATATGGTCGTGAAATCGAGATTGCCAACAAAAATCAAATCCCAATCGCCGTGAGTGTTTTGTTATCGCTGATTTATATCCCCCAACAATTGATGAAATGGTATTTTTGCCCTGGTTTTGAAACCGATTGCGACCAATTTCCCTGGTTTTATGGTTTACGGTAGAGACAAGGCATGCCTTGTCTCTACGTCCATCAATTGCGTTGTTGTTACTAGAATTATCCAAAATTAAAATTCCGTGAATATGGTTGGGCATTACCACAAATTCCCCCAAATGAAATCATCGGGCGGTCAACGTTCCGAGGAGACCTCGGAACTACGCCCGTTCAATATTTTTGGCATGATTTTTGATTTCGTACCACAGCACATCCGCAATAATTCCCACATGGGATAATATCATTTTGCCCCGTACCACCTCTCCGAAAAAATGACGGCGATCGCCCGTGCAAATGGTAATAAAATACATACCATTTGAACCATAATCCCAAGACTGTAAACGAGCCGAAGCAATACGATATTTACCTTTAAATTTTTCCTCGTTCAACGCAAACTCCTATTCTCTATTACCAAACTACTCTCCTCTAAGGTCTCAAATCTGTAATTTGAGTACTAAACTGCATAGACTCTCCCTTTAGCTTGCCTATAAGGTAAAACGATATAATAGGTCTTTTTAGGAGGGGTTCAGATTGCAATGGGTCTTAAAGAACAAATTGGTGAAGATATTAAATCGGCAATGAAAGCCAAAGACAAACTGCGCTTAGAAACAGTTAGAGGCATTAAAAAAGCCATTTTAGAAAAAGAAGTCTCTCTGCGTCCTCAAGGACAAGACAGCTTAACTCCAGAACAAGAAATCGAACTATTAGCGCAACAGGCAAAACAGCGACGCGACTCGATCGCCCAATTCCAACAAGCAGGACGAGAAGACCTGGCAGAAAAAGAAAGCCAGGAACTAGCAATTATTGAAACCTATTTACCCAAACAGGTCAGCGATGACGAGTTAGAAGCGATCGTTGACCAAATTATTGCCTCAGTGGGTGCCTCGTCGCCAAAAGATCTGGGTAAAGTAATGGGACCTGCGATGAAACAGCTTAAAGGCAAAGCTGACGGTAAAAAAATACAGGCTTTAGTTAAGAACAAGCTGGCTTAAATTTTGGGTTACAACTTCCAGTCACTTGAATTTAAGCTTTAGGCTTAAGATAAACTAAAGCTTGCCGCCAAATCATTGTCTGCTGGTCGTAATGATCTACCAAGCAAAAGCAATCATCGTCTTGCCAGATAATTTTGCCGAACAGCAAATCGTCAGTAACTAGCTTTAGTTCTACTTCTTGTTTGTCTTTAATATAGTCTTGGACTTTTCTGACGCTTGGTAGACCAGTATCAAATTCACTCATTTTAAATCGTTATTATTAGGAAAATTCGCAAATGACAATTGAGTTTAGCAAATATCAAGGATTGGGTAATGATTTTATTTTGGTCGATAATTTGCACTCTGTCGAACCCATAATAACTCCAGAACAAGCCGTAAAAATGTGCGATCGCCATTTTGGTATTGGTGCCGACGGTGTTATTTTCGCGCTGCCAGGGCGAGAAGATGCTGATTACACCATGCGTATTTATAATTCTGACGGTTCGGAACCAGAAATGTGCGGCAATGGTATTCGCTGTCTGGCTAAATTTATTGCTAAATTGACAGGCGAAACCAACGATAACAAAGCTTACAAAATTTATACCCTCGCTGGCATAATTACGCCAAAACTAACTGGCAACGGTGAAGTTACAGTAGATATGGGTATGCCACAGCTAACAGCAGCCAAAATTCCTACTACTTTGGTTGCTGAAGATGAAAAAGTTATCGATCTTTCTATCGCTGTCGGCGGTCGCACCTGGTCTGTTACCTGTGTCAGTATGGGCAATCCCCACTGTATTACTTTTGTTGAAGATAGCCAGGCGATCGCTTTAGAAACTATTGGACCGCTATTCGAGCATCATCAGGTTTTTCCCCAACGTACAAATACGGAGTTTATTGAAGTTGTCAACTCGGACTATATAAAAATGCGCGTCTGGGAACGAGGGGCGGGAATCACTTTGGCTTGTGGTACTGGTGCTTGTGCTTCGGTAGTTGCAGGGGTACTCAATAATAAGTGCGATCGCGCCTGTAAAGTAGAACTTCCAGGGGGATGCTTGCAAATTGAGTGGTCTGAATCTGATGGACGAGTTTACATGACTGGTCCTGCAATTGAAGTATTTACTGGTAAATATCTATAAAAAATCCCACCGCTCGTTATTAAGGGTGAGATAAAAAAGGATACCACTAAACACAAACATCAAATAACTTCGAGCTTTTTTGAGGCAATTTAATACAAACTTTACTAAATAGTCTGCTAGATAAATAATTTTACTTATTTAGTTATTAGCTCTGTTAT is part of the Myxosarcina sp. GI1 genome and encodes:
- a CDS encoding GatB/YqeY domain-containing protein, translating into MGLKEQIGEDIKSAMKAKDKLRLETVRGIKKAILEKEVSLRPQGQDSLTPEQEIELLAQQAKQRRDSIAQFQQAGREDLAEKESQELAIIETYLPKQVSDDELEAIVDQIIASVGASSPKDLGKVMGPAMKQLKGKADGKKIQALVKNKLA
- the dapF gene encoding diaminopimelate epimerase, translated to MTIEFSKYQGLGNDFILVDNLHSVEPIITPEQAVKMCDRHFGIGADGVIFALPGREDADYTMRIYNSDGSEPEMCGNGIRCLAKFIAKLTGETNDNKAYKIYTLAGIITPKLTGNGEVTVDMGMPQLTAAKIPTTLVAEDEKVIDLSIAVGGRTWSVTCVSMGNPHCITFVEDSQAIALETIGPLFEHHQVFPQRTNTEFIEVVNSDYIKMRVWERGAGITLACGTGACASVVAGVLNNKCDRACKVELPGGCLQIEWSESDGRVYMTGPAIEVFTGKYL
- the ureC gene encoding urease subunit alpha, which produces MRINRERYGELFGPTTGDRLRLGDTSIIIEIEADTGVYGDECVFGGGKTLRDGLGLAPGVTAAEGALDLVLTNVIIMDAVLGIIKTDLGIKDGKIVGIGKAGNPDIMDGVTPNLIVSANTDVRSAEGLIATAGGIDGHVHFDSAGLCAEALSSGITTMIGGGLGPVTVGICSGGARNLGIMLQATESFPINFGFLGKGSSSLPASLNEQIEGGAIGLKIHEDWGAMPPAIDTCLRVADEYDFQVQLHTDTLNESGYVEDTLAAIAGRTIHMYHTEGAGGGHAPDIIKVAAYPHCLPSSTNPTNPYTVNTFDEHLDMVMVCHHLNPRVPEDIAFAESRIRAETIAAEDILHDMGAISMMGSDSQGMGRIAETICRTWQLASKMKDQRGALPEDSDRNDNQRALRYLAKYTINPARTYGIDKYVGSLESGKIADIVLWQPGYFGIKPELIIKGGFIAWSPMGESNASLMTCEPIIYRPQWSSFGIAPQATSCCFMTQAAIDKGLPDKLGLRKPALPVSGTRTLSKIDLTYNNICPDIEVDPDTFQVKVDGELAMCQPVDRVPLGRLYMFR
- a CDS encoding transposase — translated: MPNHIHGILILDNSSNNNAIDGRRDKACLVSTVNHKTREIGRNRFQNQGKNTISSIVGGYKSAITKHSRRLGFDFCWQSRFHDHIIRDEQSYLRIAEYIIENPRNWREDCFY